One Heptranchias perlo isolate sHepPer1 chromosome 31, sHepPer1.hap1, whole genome shotgun sequence DNA segment encodes these proteins:
- the atp6v1g1 gene encoding V-type proton ATPase subunit G 1 produces MASQSQGIQQLLQAEKRAAEKVAEARKRKNRRLKQAKEEAQAEIEQYRLQREKEFKAKENAALGSHGDSATEIDKDTEEKIKIIGANYEQHKEIVLNNLLTLICDIKPEIHVNFRING; encoded by the exons ATGGCGAGTCAGTCGCAGGGGATCCAGCAGCTGCTGCAGGCCGAGAAACGGGCCGCCGAGAAAGTGGCCGAAGCCCGGAAGA GAAAGAACCGCAGATTGAAGCAAGCAAAGGAGGAAGCTCAGGCTGAGATTGAGCAGTACCGTCTACAGAGAGAAAAGGAATTTAAAGCAAAGGAAAATGCT GCACTTGGCTCACATGGCGATTCAGCAACTGAAATAGATAAAGACACCGAAGAGAAAATTAAGATAATTGGGGCAAACTATGAGCAGCACAAGGAAATAGTCTTGAATAACCTCCTTACCTTGATCTGTGATATAAAACCAGAAATTCATGTAAACTTTCGCATTAATGGTTAG